A single region of the Changchengzhania lutea genome encodes:
- a CDS encoding FKBP-type peptidyl-prolyl cis-trans isomerase, with product MKNTLFILAVILMASCSSDDKIDFKAKNEQEITTYIADNNLNAVRSDTGLYYVIETEGSGEQPITTSNVTVAYKGYYTNGNVFDESTSAGISFNLQQVIKGWTEGITYFKKGGSGKLLVPAHLGYGNSDTRGIPGGSVLIFDINLISVN from the coding sequence ATGAAAAACACACTTTTTATTTTAGCAGTAATACTTATGGCTTCTTGCTCTAGCGATGATAAAATCGATTTTAAGGCTAAAAACGAACAAGAGATAACCACCTATATAGCCGATAATAATTTAAATGCTGTTAGAAGTGACACAGGACTTTACTATGTTATAGAAACTGAGGGCAGCGGCGAACAACCTATCACAACCAGTAACGTTACCGTAGCTTATAAGGGCTATTATACGAATGGCAATGTGTTTGATGAAAGCACTTCCGCTGGAATTTCGTTTAATTTACAACAAGTTATAAAAGGCTGGACGGAAGGTATTACGTACTTCAAAAAAGGGGGTAGCGGTAAATTATTAGTCCCAGCGCACTTAGGGTATGGCAACAGTGATACTAGAGGCATCCCGGGAGGCTCTGTACTCATATTTGATATTAACTTAATCTCAGTAAATTAA